From the Lathyrus oleraceus cultivar Zhongwan6 chromosome 4, CAAS_Psat_ZW6_1.0, whole genome shotgun sequence genome, one window contains:
- the LOC127137613 gene encoding uncharacterized protein LOC127137613: protein MDFVTSLAKTSKGSDTIWVVMDRPNKSAYFIQKKISYPLQKLAEVYIEKFVSLYGIPSSNVSDRDPSIGITPFEALYGRRCWTPMCWYDYGENVVFGPKIVQYTTKKIKMIQEKMRASQSQQKSYHDKRRKMLKFREGEYVFLRVTPVTGVGRALKSQKLTPHLIGPYQILKKVGEMDYIVTLPPYISDLCNVFHVSQLWKYVPICIM, encoded by the exons ATGGATTTTGTGACAAGTTTGGCTAAGACTTCTAAAGGAAGTGACACGATCTGGGTTGTTATGGATAGGCCGAATAAATCAGCTTATTTCATTCAGAAAAAGATTAGTTATCCATTACAGAAGTTAGCTGAGGTATATATCGAGAAATTTGTGAGTTTGTATGGCATTCCTTCGAGTAATGTTTCAGATAGAGATCCAAG TATTGGAATAACACCATTTGAGgctttgtatggtagaaggtgtTGGACACCTATGTGTTGGTATGATTATggtgaaaatgttgtttttgGACCAAAAATCGTGCAATATACTACTAAGAAAATcaagatgattcaggagaagatgagagCTTCGCAGAGTCAACAAAAGAGTTACCATGATAAAAGGAGAAAAATGCTTAAATTCCGAGAGGGAGAATATGTGTTCTTGAGAGTCACTCCAGTGACTGGTGTTGGACGTGCTTTGAAATCTCAAAAGCTCACACCACATCTAATTGGCCCTTATCAGATTTTAAAGAAAGTAGGAGAAATGGACTACATAGTTACTTTACCACCATATATTTCGGATCTTTGCaatgtgtttcatgtgtctcaacTTTGGAAGTATGTCCCGATTTGTATAATGTGA